A region from the Paenarthrobacter aurescens genome encodes:
- a CDS encoding bifunctional nuclease family protein: MIEVEIVGVRIELPSNQPLVLLREIKGERHVPIWIGTPEASAIALAQQGVVPPRPMTHDLLVDVVESLGHSIISVNIVAVEDNIFYGQLQFDDGTVVSSRASDALALALRAKCRIWCADAVMDEAGVRITEHDEGEDSEPDPAVDEEREMRRFREFLDDVEPEDFEG, translated from the coding sequence ATGATCGAAGTCGAAATCGTCGGGGTCCGGATCGAACTGCCTTCCAACCAGCCTTTGGTGCTCCTGAGGGAAATCAAAGGGGAGCGGCATGTTCCCATCTGGATCGGCACTCCCGAAGCCAGCGCGATTGCCCTGGCCCAGCAGGGCGTTGTTCCGCCCCGGCCCATGACGCACGATCTTTTGGTGGACGTTGTGGAGTCCCTGGGCCACTCCATCATCAGCGTCAATATAGTGGCTGTGGAAGACAACATCTTCTATGGGCAATTGCAGTTCGACGACGGCACGGTGGTAAGTTCGCGCGCTTCGGACGCGTTGGCCCTGGCGTTGCGGGCCAAGTGCCGCATCTGGTGTGCCGATGCTGTGATGGATGAAGCCGGCGTCCGTATCACCGAGCACGATGAAGGCGAAGATTCAGAACCGGATCCCGCAGTGGATGAAGAGCGCGAAATGCGCCGTTTCCGGGAGTTCCTGGATGACGTTGAACCGGAAGATTTTGAAGGCTGA
- a CDS encoding ParA family protein has protein sequence MQVVSISSLKGGVGKTSVTTGLASAALAAGISTLVVDLDPHADATTALGVQPGGQLDIGRMLKSPRKANLAGNVAGSSWVSNGSSNGTLDVAVGSAFTGIYDRPDLGRRDLRRLSAVLAGTTNYDLVLVDCPPSLNGLTRMAWSASDRVVLVAEPGLFSVAGTERTMRAIQLFRQEFAPQLAPAGIVANRVRTGSVEHTFRLAEMESMFGELLLTPHIPEQANWQQIQGAAHSVHHWPGDSAKNAAKLFDALLESLLAGQPPSRERRQR, from the coding sequence GTGCAAGTAGTCAGCATCAGCAGCCTCAAAGGTGGAGTGGGAAAGACGTCCGTGACCACCGGTCTGGCGTCCGCGGCCCTAGCAGCCGGCATTTCCACGTTGGTAGTGGATCTCGATCCCCATGCCGACGCCACCACAGCACTTGGTGTTCAGCCGGGCGGACAACTGGACATCGGCCGGATGCTCAAAAGCCCCCGCAAAGCCAACCTTGCCGGCAACGTGGCAGGCAGCAGCTGGGTTTCCAACGGCTCAAGCAACGGCACCTTGGACGTAGCAGTTGGTTCAGCCTTCACCGGAATCTACGACCGCCCCGATCTGGGCCGGCGCGACCTCCGCAGGCTGTCAGCGGTGTTGGCCGGCACCACCAATTACGATCTCGTCCTGGTTGACTGCCCGCCGTCGCTTAATGGACTGACCCGCATGGCCTGGAGTGCCAGCGACCGCGTGGTACTTGTGGCCGAGCCCGGGCTCTTCTCCGTAGCAGGCACCGAACGCACCATGCGCGCCATTCAACTTTTCCGGCAGGAGTTCGCCCCACAGCTCGCCCCGGCAGGGATTGTTGCCAACAGAGTCCGCACCGGATCGGTGGAGCACACGTTCCGCTTGGCCGAAATGGAGTCCATGTTCGGCGAACTCCTGCTGACGCCCCACATTCCGGAGCAAGCCAACTGGCAGCAAATCCAAGGTGCAGCCCACTCCGTGCACCACTGGCCCGGAGACTCGGCGAAGAACGCCGCCAAACTCTTCGACGCCCTGCTTGAAAGCCTCCTGGCCGGACAGCCCCCGTCGCGGGAGCGCCGCCAGCGCTAA
- a CDS encoding MarR family winged helix-turn-helix transcriptional regulator: MGIKDDAVEVRAQGWRTLAALHGSIETELEKALQASSDLSVVEYTVLDALSRQDGWHMRMQQLARATALSSSATTRLVNRLEDRGLLTRILCADDRRGIYTELTQAGQKLLEAAKPVHDHTLASALEAAESVPELEPLVRALGALQKA, encoded by the coding sequence ATGGGCATCAAGGATGACGCCGTTGAAGTACGGGCACAGGGCTGGCGAACCCTTGCCGCCCTGCATGGAAGCATCGAAACGGAGCTCGAGAAAGCCCTCCAGGCTTCCAGCGACCTCTCTGTGGTGGAATACACCGTGCTGGATGCGCTGAGTCGCCAGGACGGCTGGCACATGCGGATGCAGCAGTTGGCCCGCGCCACCGCCCTGTCCAGCAGCGCCACCACCCGCCTGGTCAATCGCCTCGAGGACCGGGGCCTGCTCACCCGCATCCTGTGCGCCGATGATCGTCGCGGCATTTACACCGAACTCACTCAAGCCGGCCAGAAGCTTCTTGAGGCAGCCAAGCCCGTGCATGACCACACCCTCGCCTCCGCCCTCGAAGCTGCCGAGTCCGTGCCCGAGCTTGAGCCGCTGGTGCGGGCGCTCGGGGCACTGCAGAAGGCGTAG
- a CDS encoding MerR family transcriptional regulator, with the protein MAQQDRRGPQVLNIGEVLAQLSDDFPGMTASKIRFLEEKGLINPKRTPAGYRQYADSDVERLRFVLALQRDQYLPLKVIKDYLDAIDRGERPENLPPGVTVSPRVVSAEMAAEVQGRARALTEEQLRAESGASVPLLESLLSFGLISHVGGKFDEHALQVARACVQLEGHGLEPRHLRPFQAAAEREFGLVERAVAPLTSRRDAASQARAAEAAREISDLCLTLHRALVHDRISRMDS; encoded by the coding sequence ATGGCCCAGCAGGACCGTCGCGGACCGCAGGTCCTGAATATAGGGGAAGTCCTCGCTCAACTTAGCGATGACTTTCCGGGTATGACTGCGTCCAAGATCCGCTTCCTTGAGGAAAAGGGACTCATCAACCCCAAGAGGACTCCTGCCGGGTACCGTCAGTACGCAGACAGCGATGTTGAGCGGCTCCGTTTTGTCCTGGCCCTGCAACGCGATCAGTACCTGCCGCTGAAGGTCATTAAGGATTATCTGGACGCAATTGATCGCGGCGAGAGGCCGGAGAATCTCCCTCCGGGCGTCACGGTGTCGCCCAGGGTGGTCTCCGCGGAAATGGCGGCAGAGGTGCAGGGGCGTGCCCGTGCCCTCACCGAAGAGCAGTTGCGTGCCGAGTCCGGCGCCAGCGTGCCGCTGCTCGAATCGTTGCTGAGCTTCGGATTGATCAGTCATGTGGGCGGAAAGTTTGATGAACACGCCCTTCAGGTGGCGCGGGCATGTGTTCAGCTCGAAGGCCATGGCCTGGAGCCACGGCACCTCCGGCCCTTCCAGGCTGCCGCTGAGCGGGAGTTCGGCTTGGTTGAGAGAGCTGTTGCACCGCTGACCTCGCGGCGGGACGCCGCATCGCAGGCGCGTGCCGCGGAGGCCGCCCGCGAGATCAGCGATCTTTGCCTCACCCTGCACAGGGCCTTGGTTCATGACCGTATCTCCCGGATGGATAGCTGA
- a CDS encoding MFS transporter, which yields MPAGLIALALGGFGIGLTEFVIMGLLPEVAADFRVSEASAGWFISGYALSVTVGALLVTAAVTRLPRKPVLIGLLVLFIAGNFLSAVADSYAAMMIGRIIAALCHGAFFGIGSVVAASLVPAHKKAGAIAIMFTGLTAANVLGVPFGTLLGQNFGWRSTFWAITIIGVVALLGIALMVPASTTEPTKGLRSELGAFASGQVWLSLIVTILGFGGMFGAFTYIAFTLTEVSGFESGAVPWLLVLFGAGLFVGNFLGGKAADKALDKSLILILAGLVAVLIFFALTASNSIATLLSLALMGGFGFATVPGLQMRVMHFASTAPTLASGANIGAFNLGNALGAWLGGVTITAGLGYTSPIWAGAGITVAALLVMLAAAAAAKRKGTAPLAVTPDVEREPREATVA from the coding sequence ATGCCCGCAGGGTTGATTGCCCTTGCCCTCGGCGGATTCGGCATCGGACTGACCGAATTCGTCATCATGGGTCTTTTGCCCGAAGTTGCTGCCGACTTCCGCGTCAGTGAAGCATCGGCCGGCTGGTTCATTTCCGGCTATGCCCTCAGTGTCACTGTCGGTGCACTCCTGGTGACGGCGGCGGTCACCAGGCTGCCACGCAAGCCTGTCCTTATTGGTTTGCTGGTGTTGTTCATTGCCGGCAACTTTCTATCCGCAGTCGCGGACAGCTATGCGGCCATGATGATCGGGCGCATCATTGCAGCACTTTGCCACGGCGCGTTCTTCGGAATTGGTTCAGTGGTAGCGGCGAGCCTGGTGCCTGCCCACAAGAAGGCCGGGGCAATCGCCATCATGTTTACCGGCCTTACAGCAGCAAACGTCCTGGGCGTTCCCTTCGGAACGCTGCTTGGCCAGAACTTCGGCTGGCGGTCAACGTTTTGGGCGATCACCATCATCGGAGTCGTTGCCCTGCTGGGCATCGCGCTGATGGTCCCCGCATCCACCACGGAACCCACCAAGGGCCTTCGCAGCGAACTCGGTGCTTTCGCATCAGGCCAGGTGTGGCTCTCCCTCATTGTGACCATTCTTGGATTTGGTGGCATGTTCGGTGCGTTCACCTACATTGCCTTCACCCTCACCGAGGTCTCCGGATTCGAGTCAGGCGCCGTGCCGTGGCTTCTGGTCCTCTTCGGCGCCGGCCTGTTCGTTGGCAACTTCCTCGGCGGCAAGGCAGCAGACAAAGCATTGGACAAGTCGCTCATTCTCATCCTCGCCGGACTCGTGGCGGTTCTGATCTTCTTCGCCCTCACTGCCTCGAACAGCATCGCAACACTTCTTTCACTGGCACTCATGGGCGGTTTCGGATTTGCCACCGTGCCAGGTCTGCAGATGCGGGTCATGCACTTCGCCTCCACAGCGCCCACACTGGCCTCAGGTGCCAACATCGGCGCGTTCAACCTGGGCAATGCCCTCGGCGCCTGGCTCGGTGGCGTCACCATCACCGCAGGCCTGGGCTACACCTCGCCCATCTGGGCTGGAGCCGGCATCACCGTAGCCGCGCTGCTGGTCATGCTGGCTGCGGCTGCTGCCGCCAAGCGCAAGGGGACGGCGCCGCTGGCCGTCACTCCCGACGTCGAACGCGAACCGCGTGAGGCCACCGTCGCCTGA
- a CDS encoding MerR family transcriptional regulator: MSPKGEAGELKQSSAGIAAPASGAQGLLFTEDLPVLDEDAGYRGPTACKAAGITYRQLDYWARTGLVEPAVRGAAGSGSQRLYGFRDILVLKVVKRLLDTGVSLQQIRTAVEHLRERGVEDLAQITLMSDGASVYECTSADEVIDLVQGGQGVFGIAVGRVWREVEGSLAALPSEHAGEQSFPDDELSKRRVARRIG, from the coding sequence GTGAGTCCGAAAGGCGAAGCAGGCGAGCTGAAGCAGTCCTCTGCCGGTATTGCTGCGCCCGCATCCGGCGCCCAAGGTTTGCTCTTCACGGAGGACCTTCCTGTGCTGGACGAGGACGCGGGTTACCGCGGCCCTACCGCATGCAAAGCTGCAGGAATCACCTACCGCCAGCTCGACTACTGGGCACGCACGGGCCTGGTTGAGCCTGCCGTCCGCGGCGCTGCCGGCTCCGGTTCGCAGCGGCTCTATGGCTTCCGCGACATCCTGGTTCTCAAAGTGGTCAAGCGTCTCCTTGACACCGGCGTATCACTCCAGCAGATCCGCACCGCCGTTGAACACCTCCGCGAGCGGGGGGTTGAGGACCTGGCGCAGATCACCCTGATGAGCGATGGCGCCAGCGTCTACGAATGTACATCCGCTGATGAGGTCATAGACCTCGTTCAGGGCGGGCAGGGCGTCTTTGGCATCGCCGTGGGCCGCGTATGGCGGGAAGTGGAAGGCAGCTTGGCTGCGCTGCCCAGTGAGCATGCTGGTGAGCAGTCGTTTCCGGACGACGAATTGAGCAAGCGACGCGTCGCGCGCCGTATTGGCTAA
- the gcvH gene encoding glycine cleavage system protein GcvH produces MSNIPEELSYTAEHEWVTAPDADGVVRIGITDFAQGALGDVVYAQMPEPGTKVTGNEVVGEVESTKSVSDIYAPVTGEVTNRNDALDTDPALINSDPYGEGWLIEVKLAEADAVESLLSASEYEQQVG; encoded by the coding sequence GTGAGCAATATTCCGGAAGAACTCTCCTACACCGCAGAACACGAATGGGTTACTGCTCCCGATGCCGACGGCGTAGTGCGCATTGGCATCACAGACTTCGCCCAAGGCGCCTTGGGGGATGTTGTCTATGCCCAGATGCCCGAGCCCGGGACAAAAGTCACCGGTAATGAAGTTGTTGGCGAAGTGGAATCCACCAAAAGCGTCAGCGATATTTACGCTCCGGTGACAGGTGAAGTGACCAATCGAAATGACGCCCTGGACACTGATCCGGCCCTCATTAACTCGGACCCGTACGGCGAGGGATGGCTTATTGAAGTAAAGCTTGCAGAAGCTGATGCAGTGGAATCCCTGCTCAGTGCATCGGAGTACGAACAACAGGTAGGCTAA
- the der gene encoding ribosome biogenesis GTPase Der, whose product MSDTTQKSGLHGAGDDEYTPTGTDQVAENLAALDDDEAELRAATLRAGLEDYELDEEDAALLSGEYGDEGEEGPLKLDPVLAIIGRPNVGKSTLVNRILGRREAVVEDTPGVTRDRVMYSARWNGRNFTLVDTGGWEHDAKGIHARVAEQAEMAVELADAVLFVVDSAVGATATDEGVMKMLRKSKKPVIMVANKVDDFAQEADSAALWGLGFGQPYPVSALHGRGVADLLDHVMDTLPEYSLVDGVERSGGPRRIALIGRPNVGKSSLLNKLAGSERVVVDPLAGTTRDPVDEFIELGDRTWRFVDTAGIRRRQHMAQGADFYASLRTQAALEKAEVAVVLLAVDEVLSEQDVRILQLAIESGRALVLAFNKWDLLDDERRRYLEREIEQDLAHVEWAPRVNISAKTGWHKDRLVPALDIALESWDRRIPTGRLNAFLGELVAAHPHPVRGGKQPRILFGTQASSRPPKFVLFTTGFLDPGYRRFITRRLRETFGFEGTPIEVNMRVREKRGKKR is encoded by the coding sequence ATGAGCGATACGACTCAAAAATCCGGCCTCCACGGAGCCGGCGACGACGAATACACGCCCACCGGCACCGACCAGGTGGCGGAAAACCTGGCGGCCCTGGACGACGACGAGGCAGAGCTCCGCGCGGCCACCCTCCGTGCAGGCCTGGAGGACTACGAACTCGACGAAGAAGACGCCGCGCTGCTCAGCGGCGAGTATGGCGATGAAGGCGAGGAAGGCCCGCTCAAGCTGGATCCGGTACTGGCCATCATTGGACGCCCGAACGTGGGCAAGTCCACCTTGGTCAACCGCATCCTCGGCCGCAGGGAAGCAGTTGTTGAGGACACCCCGGGCGTCACCCGCGACCGCGTGATGTACTCGGCCCGCTGGAACGGCCGCAACTTCACCCTGGTGGATACCGGTGGTTGGGAGCACGATGCGAAGGGCATCCACGCCCGGGTTGCCGAGCAGGCCGAAATGGCTGTTGAGCTCGCAGACGCAGTGCTGTTCGTGGTGGACTCCGCCGTTGGCGCAACAGCCACGGACGAGGGCGTCATGAAGATGCTCCGCAAGAGTAAGAAGCCGGTCATCATGGTGGCCAATAAGGTGGATGACTTCGCGCAGGAAGCCGATTCCGCAGCACTGTGGGGACTGGGCTTTGGCCAACCGTACCCGGTTTCGGCCCTGCACGGCCGCGGCGTTGCGGACCTCCTGGACCACGTCATGGACACCCTGCCTGAGTACTCCTTGGTGGACGGTGTAGAGCGTTCAGGCGGCCCGCGCCGTATTGCGCTGATCGGCCGCCCCAACGTGGGTAAGTCCTCACTGTTGAACAAGCTTGCCGGCTCCGAGCGCGTTGTGGTTGATCCGCTGGCCGGCACCACGCGTGACCCTGTTGATGAGTTCATCGAACTTGGTGACCGTACCTGGCGCTTTGTGGACACCGCTGGTATCCGCCGCCGTCAGCACATGGCCCAGGGCGCTGACTTCTACGCCTCCCTGCGTACCCAGGCCGCGCTGGAAAAGGCGGAGGTCGCCGTCGTGCTTCTTGCGGTGGATGAGGTCCTCAGCGAGCAGGATGTCCGCATCCTGCAGTTGGCCATCGAGTCCGGCCGTGCCCTGGTGCTCGCGTTCAACAAGTGGGATCTGCTCGATGACGAACGCCGCCGTTACCTGGAGCGCGAAATCGAGCAGGATCTTGCTCACGTGGAGTGGGCTCCCCGCGTGAACATCTCGGCCAAGACCGGCTGGCACAAGGACCGCCTGGTTCCCGCGCTGGACATCGCCTTGGAAAGCTGGGATCGCCGCATCCCCACCGGGCGCCTCAACGCGTTCCTGGGCGAACTTGTGGCAGCGCACCCGCACCCGGTCCGTGGTGGAAAGCAGCCCCGTATCCTCTTCGGCACCCAGGCATCCAGCCGCCCGCCGAAGTTTGTACTGTTCACCACAGGCTTCCTGGACCCCGGATACCGTCGTTTCATCACCCGTCGCCTCCGCGAAACGTTCGGCTTTGAGGGCACGCCCATCGAGGTCAACATGCGTGTACGCGAGAAGCGCGGCAAGAAGCGCTAA
- a CDS encoding 1-acyl-sn-glycerol-3-phosphate acyltransferase, with translation MVTEIQLPSAVSRVWSRPVGWFLDHVLYRTIVAGKSNVPAAGPVVFAANHISFLDGPVMFGASPRPMHILVKKEMFTGFLGSVLRGSGQIPVDRSGDRTALHVGTKLLDAGRCVGILPEGTRGSGSAENISNGVAWLALNSGATVIPVAILGTRQGDEHRDHIPKLRRKLHVSFGEPITVKRRKGEPGRVSMDRAAAEIREALAGHVQDAIRATGQGLPLEPAPGEPTSQHRHTAVAGTPADHP, from the coding sequence ATGGTGACTGAGATTCAGCTCCCCTCCGCAGTGAGCAGGGTGTGGAGCCGGCCAGTGGGCTGGTTCCTGGACCACGTGCTCTACCGGACCATCGTGGCGGGGAAAAGCAATGTTCCCGCAGCGGGGCCGGTGGTGTTCGCGGCCAACCACATCAGCTTCCTGGATGGGCCCGTGATGTTCGGCGCTTCCCCGCGTCCCATGCACATCCTGGTCAAGAAAGAGATGTTCACGGGCTTTTTGGGCTCTGTCCTGCGGGGTTCCGGACAGATTCCGGTGGACCGTTCCGGTGACCGCACCGCCCTGCACGTGGGCACGAAACTGCTCGACGCCGGCCGTTGCGTAGGGATTCTTCCCGAAGGAACCCGGGGGAGCGGCTCAGCCGAGAACATCAGCAACGGAGTTGCGTGGCTCGCCTTGAACTCGGGAGCCACCGTTATACCCGTTGCCATCCTCGGAACCCGTCAGGGCGATGAGCATCGCGACCATATCCCCAAACTACGCCGCAAGCTCCATGTCAGCTTCGGCGAACCCATCACGGTGAAGCGCCGGAAGGGCGAACCGGGGCGTGTTTCAATGGACAGGGCGGCTGCGGAGATCCGTGAAGCCCTGGCCGGTCACGTCCAGGACGCCATCCGGGCCACAGGCCAGGGCCTACCTCTGGAACCTGCGCCCGGAGAACCCACTTCGCAGCACCGCCATACAGCAGTAGCCGGGACGCCGGCAGACCACCCCTAA
- a CDS encoding FHA domain-containing protein: MVGGDEQNQANVGNGAEEQPTSETTSISITPTWDEPSIAPKLAPEERASVEALPPNSALLIAHSGPNAGARFLLDADTTTAGRHPDADIFLDDVTVSRKHVQFIRSESGFELVDMGSLNGTYVNHDRVDRVHLKSGNEVQIGKFRLTYYLSPVRAAGQV, translated from the coding sequence ATGGTTGGCGGCGACGAACAGAATCAAGCCAATGTCGGGAACGGCGCGGAGGAACAGCCGACGTCGGAGACCACCTCCATCAGCATCACACCAACGTGGGACGAGCCAAGCATCGCGCCCAAGCTGGCACCTGAAGAGCGTGCATCCGTAGAAGCACTCCCGCCGAACTCAGCATTGCTCATAGCGCACAGCGGCCCCAACGCCGGTGCCCGTTTCCTGTTGGACGCGGACACCACCACGGCGGGACGGCACCCGGATGCTGACATCTTCCTCGATGACGTCACGGTATCCCGCAAGCATGTCCAGTTCATCCGGTCTGAGTCCGGATTCGAGCTGGTGGACATGGGCAGCCTTAACGGAACGTACGTTAACCACGACCGCGTAGACCGCGTGCACCTCAAGAGCGGAAACGAGGTCCAGATCGGCAAGTTCCGGTTGACCTATTACCTGAGCCCTGTTCGCGCAGCAGGCCAAGTCTGA